Proteins encoded within one genomic window of Ranitomeya variabilis isolate aRanVar5 chromosome 4, aRanVar5.hap1, whole genome shotgun sequence:
- the LOC143769147 gene encoding protein kinase C delta type-like isoform X2 — MAFKSIINEKPKFPTWLDADVKHLIKKLLRKDPQTRLGVSGNIREHPFFTTIGWEDLEERRVEPPFTPFRPVLENHHLQWPEHTVLHPVAGFTYVSPSWTRWMKRSGLWKNSRPSG, encoded by the exons atggctttcaaatccatcatcaacgagaagccaaaatttccaacttggcttgatgctgacgtgaaacatctcatcaagaagctgctgcgcaaagaccctcagacacgcctgggtgtgagcgggaacatcagagagcatccattctttaccaccatcggctgggaggatctggaggaaaggagagtagagccaccatttacaccattcaggccagttctggagaaccacCATCTGCAGTGGCCGGAGCACACAGTCCTTCATCCCGTGGCCGGATTTACGTACGTGTCACCAAGCTGGACCCG gtggatgaaaagatctggactgtggaagaattcacgaccatctg gatga
- the LOC143769147 gene encoding protein kinase C epsilon type-like isoform X1, with amino-acid sequence MATTGRGEESKKRSEEKRREEKRKREEDSVTGLKKKRRRDNSGLEEPTPGCSGDPGSSGPYARLNISCFNIHQVLGRGAFGKVVLASVPGSNINVAVKMITKRDNEDSILRERRILLAARHCPSCATSMPHTSLSTGHISSWSICPVAAWRI; translated from the exons atggcgactactggacgaggagaagagagcaagaagaggagcgaggagaagcggcgcgaggagaagaggaagagggaagaggacagcgtgaccggattaaagaagaaaaggagacgagacaacagcggattggaggagccaacacctggatgcagcggagaccctggatcatccggcccctatgccaggcttaacatcagctgcttcaacatccaccaggtcctaggtagaggcgcctttggcaaa gtggtcctggcatctgtccccggcagtaacatcaacgtggccgtcaaaatgatcaccaaaagggacaacgaggactccatcttgagagagcggcggatactcctggcggccagacactgcccttcctgtgccacctctatgccgcacaccagtctcagCACAGGGCATATTTCATCATGGAGTATCTGTCCGGTGGCAGCgtggaggatttga